One genomic segment of Falco peregrinus isolate bFalPer1 chromosome 7, bFalPer1.pri, whole genome shotgun sequence includes these proteins:
- the LOC101916882 gene encoding 24-hydroxycholesterol 7-alpha-hydroxylase isoform X1 has protein sequence MALAVLLAAVLGLLIVKAVLFQLRNPDSPPCIRSWIPWFGAAFQFGKAPLEFIEQARSKHGPVFTIFALGKRFTFVTEEEGTEAFFKSKDLNFEQAVQQAVENTVSVPAEAFYQNHSNLYSMMKGKMGPSNLHMFMGTLCKELHEHMARLGTGGTGDLNDLVRHVMYPAVVNTLFGKGICPTSQSEIKEFEEHFQKYDEDFEYASQMPECFLRNWSKSKKWLLNLFEKVVSDAERTNPSETTSKTLLHHLLDNLQGKHLAPNYGLLMLWASQANAVPIAFWTLVFILSCPSIYKKIMEDLASVFGKAGKDQLEVSEEDLKKLPFIKWCTLEAIRLRSPGAITKKVVNPIRIQNFTIPAGDMLMLSPYWLHRNPKYFPDPEMFKPDRWKEANLEKNAFLDSFVAFGGGKHQCPGRWFAIMEIQLFVVLFLYKYEFVLLDAVPKESPLHLVGTQQPMAPFWVQYKCRE, from the exons ATGGCTCTGGCTGTCCTCTTGGCAGCAGTCCTGGGACTTCTTATTGTCAAGgctgttttgtttcagctgaGAAACCCGGACTCCCCTCCTTGCATCAGGAGCTGGATCCCTTGGTTTGgagctgcatttcagtttgggAAAGCTCCTCTGGAGTTTATAGAGCAAGCTAGAAGCAAG CATGGCCCTGTATTCACAATATTTGCTCTGGGAAAACGGTTTACTTTTGTGACTGAGGAAGAAGGcactgaagcattttttaaatcaaaagacTTAAATTTTGAACAGGCAGTACAACAAGCTGTCGAGAACACAG tTTCTGTCCCGGCAGAAGCATTTTATCAGAACCACAGTAATCTCTACAGcatgatgaaaggaaaaatgggtCCCTCCAATCTGCACATGTTCATGGGCACTTTGTGTAAGGAACTACATGAGCACATGGCACGTCTGGGCACAGGGGGCACAGGCGACCTCAATGACCTGGTAAG GCACGTCATGTATCCAGCAGTGGTGAACACTTTGTTTGGAAAAGGCATCTGCCCAACAAGTCAGAGTGAAATCAAGGAGTTTgaagaacattttcagaagtacGATGAGGACTTTGAATACGCTTCTCAGATGCCTGAGTGCTTCCTGAG GAACTGGTCTAAATCCAAAAAATGGCTTCTAAATTTATTTGAGAAAGTAGTGTCAGATGCTGAAAGGACCAACCCTTCAGAGACCACATCCAAG ACACTACTGCATCATCTCCTGGATAACTTGCAAGGAAAACATCTAGCTCCCAATTACGGTCTCCTAATGCTCTGGGCTTCCCAAGCAAATGCTGTCCCT ATTGCATTTTGGACCCTTGTTTTCATACTCTCTTGTCCTTCCATTTACAAGAAAATCATGGAAGACCTGGCTTCTGTTTTTGGCAAAGCAG GTAAAGATCAGCTAGAAGTCTCTGAAGAGGACCTTAAGAAGCTGCCTTTTATTAAATGGTGCACTTTGGAAGCCATACGGCTGAGGTCTCCAGGTGCAATCACCAAGAAAGTAGTAAACCCAATAAGAATTCAG aatttcaccatccctgcaggtgACATGCTGATGTTGTCACCGTATTGGTTGCACagaaatccaaaatattttcctgaccCAGAAATGTTCAAACCT GATCGTTGGAAAGAGGCAAATTTAGAGAAGAATGCTTTCTTGGACAGCTTTGTGGCATTTGGAGGAGGGAAGCATCAGTGTCCAGGAAG GTGGTTTGCTATCATGGAAATCCAGTTGTTCGTTGTGCTATTCCTATACAAATATGAATTTGTGCTTTTGGATGCAGTACCAAAGGAG AGCCCTTTACATTTGGTGGGGACACAGCAACCCATGGCACCGTTCTGGGTCCAGTACAAATGCCGGGAATAA
- the LOC101916882 gene encoding 24-hydroxycholesterol 7-alpha-hydroxylase isoform X2: MMKGKMGPSNLHMFMGTLCKELHEHMARLGTGGTGDLNDLVRHVMYPAVVNTLFGKGICPTSQSEIKEFEEHFQKYDEDFEYASQMPECFLRNWSKSKKWLLNLFEKVVSDAERTNPSETTSKTLLHHLLDNLQGKHLAPNYGLLMLWASQANAVPIAFWTLVFILSCPSIYKKIMEDLASVFGKAGKDQLEVSEEDLKKLPFIKWCTLEAIRLRSPGAITKKVVNPIRIQNFTIPAGDMLMLSPYWLHRNPKYFPDPEMFKPDRWKEANLEKNAFLDSFVAFGGGKHQCPGRWFAIMEIQLFVVLFLYKYEFVLLDAVPKESPLHLVGTQQPMAPFWVQYKCRE; this comes from the exons atgatgaaaggaaaaatgggtCCCTCCAATCTGCACATGTTCATGGGCACTTTGTGTAAGGAACTACATGAGCACATGGCACGTCTGGGCACAGGGGGCACAGGCGACCTCAATGACCTGGTAAG GCACGTCATGTATCCAGCAGTGGTGAACACTTTGTTTGGAAAAGGCATCTGCCCAACAAGTCAGAGTGAAATCAAGGAGTTTgaagaacattttcagaagtacGATGAGGACTTTGAATACGCTTCTCAGATGCCTGAGTGCTTCCTGAG GAACTGGTCTAAATCCAAAAAATGGCTTCTAAATTTATTTGAGAAAGTAGTGTCAGATGCTGAAAGGACCAACCCTTCAGAGACCACATCCAAG ACACTACTGCATCATCTCCTGGATAACTTGCAAGGAAAACATCTAGCTCCCAATTACGGTCTCCTAATGCTCTGGGCTTCCCAAGCAAATGCTGTCCCT ATTGCATTTTGGACCCTTGTTTTCATACTCTCTTGTCCTTCCATTTACAAGAAAATCATGGAAGACCTGGCTTCTGTTTTTGGCAAAGCAG GTAAAGATCAGCTAGAAGTCTCTGAAGAGGACCTTAAGAAGCTGCCTTTTATTAAATGGTGCACTTTGGAAGCCATACGGCTGAGGTCTCCAGGTGCAATCACCAAGAAAGTAGTAAACCCAATAAGAATTCAG aatttcaccatccctgcaggtgACATGCTGATGTTGTCACCGTATTGGTTGCACagaaatccaaaatattttcctgaccCAGAAATGTTCAAACCT GATCGTTGGAAAGAGGCAAATTTAGAGAAGAATGCTTTCTTGGACAGCTTTGTGGCATTTGGAGGAGGGAAGCATCAGTGTCCAGGAAG GTGGTTTGCTATCATGGAAATCCAGTTGTTCGTTGTGCTATTCCTATACAAATATGAATTTGTGCTTTTGGATGCAGTACCAAAGGAG AGCCCTTTACATTTGGTGGGGACACAGCAACCCATGGCACCGTTCTGGGTCCAGTACAAATGCCGGGAATAA